In Xenorhabdus poinarii G6, the following are encoded in one genomic region:
- the erpA gene encoding iron-sulfur cluster insertion protein ErpA: MSDDAALPLQFTDAAANKVKILVADEDNPNLRLRVYITGGGCSGFQYGFTFDDQINEGDLTIQKQGVELVIDPMSLQYLVGGCVDYTEGLEGSRFIVTNPNAKTTCGCGSSFSI, translated from the coding sequence ATGAGCGATGATGCTGCACTGCCTTTGCAGTTTACTGATGCCGCAGCCAATAAAGTCAAAATACTGGTTGCTGATGAAGATAACCCGAACTTACGTCTGCGGGTCTATATTACCGGTGGCGGTTGTAGCGGCTTCCAGTATGGTTTCACTTTTGATGACCAAATTAACGAAGGTGATTTGACGATCCAAAAACAAGGGGTTGAGCTGGTGATTGATCCAATGAGTCTGCAATATCTGGTAGGCGGTTGCGTAGATTACACGGAAGGATTGGAAGGCTCGCGTTTTATTGTGACCAACCCGAATGCAAAAACCACCTGTGGTTGTGGTTCTTCTTTCA